One Triticum dicoccoides isolate Atlit2015 ecotype Zavitan chromosome 3B, WEW_v2.0, whole genome shotgun sequence genomic window, AATGTACTAGGTGTAACGCAACTCGCGATTAATTCATGGGGAAGTACAACCCATCATATGCGCTTCATAAGAGCAAGGATGTGCATgtatatgctaaatttgttggtccaTGTAACGTATAGAACATGTTATTTGGTTTTCCAAAGTACTTGTTACTAACGCCAAAGAGATGATTGAAGAATAGGTACCTAAAGTCAAAGCTTAATTGCATCTAGGACTACACCGCTAGTGGCAAGTCATGGATAATTTATAGTGGTTGCACTAATGATATGACCAGGCGAAGGGACAAGCTTTACAAATTTGTGAAAGATATATCTACTACCTAAAATGTTGTTGTTTTAGAATAATACGGGAAAGGTAATTGACTGGGCAAAGTGACAATCAGTAACAATCTATCTATAGAAAACATGATACTCGTCTAATCCTTTCATTATAACTTGCTTTTCATTCAAATAGGAGAGATACAATTATTTTAGGAGAGATACAGTCTCAAATAGGATTGTGGGCATGTTGAAGGCAACATTTACATGGTTAATTTCTCGAAATAAAGCACTTGGCATGAGAGATGCCTAATGGCCATAGCCAACTTGGGGTGGTTGTGGCACCACAAGCTAGTCCACGTTAGTGTGAGAAATCTACAAATTTGAACCCATTCTTGGACTAATCGTGTCTCCTTTGAGAAATTTAGGGTTTGTCGTGATTGTATTGCCGGAAAGATAATTGGGGTGGTTGTGACAACTAGACCTTTGGACCTCCTTCATAtgaatctctttgggcctccaaaaTACGATAGCCTTGGCGGAAACAATAATTATAGTCTTGACATTGTGGATGACTTCTCAAAGTACACTTTGGTGTTCATTCTTCGATCCATGGATGATACTCAAGATACATTCAAGACTTTCGCCAAGCAAGCTCAACACAAATTTCATGGGACGATCTTGGCAATAAGAATTGTTAACGGCATGGAGTTGAAGAAGGGATACATCATCTTAAATTTTACACCATAAATTGTGTACAACGGATCAATTGGTACCAAAGTAATATTGTAATACTTTGGTACATGTCATAAAGCCTCTATTTTCTAAAAGTGACAATTTTGAGACATTGTTTAAGTAGCATACTGGCATCATGCACGGGGAGTCTCTCCAATGTTAAGCGATGTCATTGATCATGGCTCCACAGGCGGCGACGTCAAAATTCTATCCTTTGCATTAATTGCCTATGcaagcaaaataaaaataaaaaacacaaacaCTGTCAGCCACCCAAAACAAATCTGAAGGAACAAGAAGAAACTAAATTAACTAAGTGTGTAATTAAGAGTAAACCATATATAAGCTTACTTGTTTATCCCAATCAGTGTTGCCAAAGGAAATGAAAAGAAGCAACAACGTCTGTGTCACCAATCCGCTCAATATTCCCAACCAAAGCCCCTGCATGCATAGAAGCTTGTTTATACCGACAAAGTGATCACCCAAAtataacaccaccaccaccaccaattattattattattattattattattattattattattattattattattattattattattattattattattattatagtaCTACTGCCTCCATTCCGGTTTATTAGGTTTGCATGTATCCCTAGATTGACAACTAGACCGACGTAATACAAGTTAAATATCACAAAAAGAGTATCATTAGAAACTTTAAATTGTATATtttctaatgatataattttttggcCTATACAAGTCATATTGTATCTGTCAAATTATTGATTTAGGAATACATGCAGGACTAATAAACCGGTAAGGAAGTAATATGTTGGTACTACACTATTAATGTTCATGCTGCTATACTAGTCTCCCTGTAAGGAGACTAGGAATATATATACATACCTTTCCACCAAGATGGCACTTGAAGGTGAAAACCAGTGCTGCAGGGATACCAACTAGATAATACGCAATGAAATTAACAAAAGCGCCAATCTTCTGTTGTCCACAGCCCCGAACTATACCTGTAAAATTAACATAACCCTTTACTCGGTGTGCTAATTTGTGCCACACCTATAGACAGGTTTCCGGTAAAAAAAAAGTACAACTACACGAACTAAAAAACTCATCAAACTTTAGTCCCCATTTGGAACACATGAACTTGAAACGTGCGAATAAGAAAACCGTTGAAATTGAGATGGCGTGTATCAGAAATTCCAAGAGAAACTAAAACCACGAAAAACCCTAACACTCTCTTTTTGATGCAGTCACAAAGAGAAGAAAACACGAGGGAAAACATCATGTTTGGTTTCCTCTAAAATTCCTATGTAACTACAAGCAATTTTAAAAGAAAGCAGGAAGGTAATTCTTTCTTCCAAATGGCGCCAAAGAAACATTTCTTGCAGGAATAATATTTCTAAAATTCCTACCgtatatatgttttgtctatgtatgctCTAAACGGGGCCACACAAAATCAAAGGCTCTTGATTAGCTCTTCGTGACTTCTCGCTTTGAACGAGTCCAACCAATGCACGTATGCATCCATAGTTAATTACTCAGCCCCGGCACCCCTGCCCGCGCGCTGGAGGATACTACTTCCTCCGttgctaaatatttgtctttctagagatttcaacaagtgactacatacggagcaaaatgagtgaatctacactctaaaatatgtctatatacattcgtatgtggtagtccatttgaaatctctaaaaagacaaatatttagaaacggagaaaGTACGATGGAGTGCAGGCCGCGGCGAAGGTGGCATCATGCATGCCGGCGAGCCATGCAGCTAGCGCTCTGACTGGGTCGTTCCGATTAGAGATCTCTTGCGATTATCACAACGCAGTTTCTATCCCTATCTTGTCCCCATGTCGGAAGACTGTATCTTGTCAAGAGCTCCGGCGATGTACTGACGGTGACTATGGTGACGTAAGGAGCGATGCCTTTTGGCAGGGTTCGCCGGTGCGGCGGAAGGCCTGAGAGACCAGCTTCGACGTCTCAACTTGTAATCTAAGTTGGCGAAAAGGAATCCCAAAGAATAATATAGTTTACTTACTCCTACCTGCATGCTAGGCTAAGGATAACTGATCCCATTCTAACTAAGCTAACCACGAATTCCATAGATTTGTTTGCCCCCAGTCAAAATGATGGGGGTGGTACATACGAACCAAGGAAGTAAAGTACGTATATATACTGGTGTGAAGTGTATATTTTTTTTTGAAGGCGTGAAGTGTATATTTTTGTTTACAAGTCAAACGGTGCAGTAAATAAAGCCTTGTtccacaacatgcatgacatgcaaTCGTATATACCTGAGAGGACGTACTGGAGGCCGTCGAAGAGGACGGAGACGGCGAGGATGAGCATCATGGTGCCGACGTAGGAGACCACCTCCTGGTCCTTGCTGTAGGCATAGCCCCACACTTTGTGCACAAGTACCAGGAGGAGCCCCTCCGACGTGCCCACCAGAAACGCCAGCACTATCACCACGCGGGCCGCCAGAAGCGCCGCACGGGGCCGCCCCGCTCCGAGCTCGTTGGACACGCGCGTGCTTATGGCCGAAGAGAGCCCATTCGGGACCGTGCACACCAAGGAGTTGGTGTTCAAGCTGCACCGTGAAGCACCGGAGATACGTACATCAAGCAAGCAGCGATCATCCATGGACATGGAGTGGAGATCAATCCATCCATCACAAAGAGAAGGAAGATCAACTTATAGTATACCAGATGGAGAGGACGGCCGTCTCGAGCTTGGGGTTGGGGAGAAGGCCGGACAGTATCACCATCACCTCGAACGACCACCACTCCATGCTGCAAATTTTTCACATGCATCAAGGATTTGTCGTCGTTGATGAGTTGAGTGGCACTAGTTCTACTCACCAGACCATGAGCGCGGATGGCACGGCGAGCTTCAAGAAGGGGATGAGGCCGTGGAATGCCTCGAAAGAGAACCCCGTCCAGCTCTTGTTGCACGACGGCGAGACCCTGACGTAGACGGCCAGTATGGAGACGTTGGTGAGGTAGGACACGGCGTTGGCCAGCGCGGCGCCTCTGATCCCCAGCCGCAGCCTGTACACCAGCGCCCAGCACACCAGCACGTGGCTCACCGCGGTGGCGCCGGAGCTGAGCATCACCGGCACCACCAGCTTCTGCGCCTGCAGGAACCGCACGTGGCACTGCAGCCACCCGTAGAAGAAGAGCGCCGGGATCATCCACCGGATGTACGTCCCGGCGCCCGCCGCGATCTCCGGGTCCTGCCCCAGGTGCAGCAGGATCGCGCCGGTGTTGGCCCACACCGCCGCGATCGGGAGGCTCGCCAGGCCCAGCACCAGCATCGCCCTCTGCTTGTACACTCCCAGCATGTGGTGCTCGCTCGCCCCGAAGGCCTGCCCGCACAGGGTGTCCAGGGCGAACGACATGCCCGTCTGCCACGGTTCGATCGACAAGGTAAGTGCAGAGTGGAAGAAGAACATGCATGCATGTGCGCCGTATCGTATGTGAATGTGAGCTTAACTAGCTCGAGTAGTAGAGTACCAGGAAGCTGAAGCCGGTGACGATGGCGAATGAGCTGGCCATGGAGGCGCTGGCCAGCGCGAGCTCGCCCAGGTGCCCGACGAACATGACGGAGATCATCTGGATGACGCTCTGCAGCAGGCATCCCACGATCAGCGGCCCGGCGAGGCGGAGCTGTCTCTTGGCCTCGCTCGTCGCCAGCACTAGGTTCACGGCCACGGCCGTGCCCTTGGCACTGGGGAGCGGCGGCACCGTGCTTAACTCCATGGATCCGCTCTTGGTGCTTCCGCTGGGGAGCTACCTCGGCTCACTCGGTCAGCGTCTCCGTCTCTACTTTTCAAGGTAAAAGATTGCTGATGCTACACAGTATGTAACGGAAGAAAAATTGATCTATATATTAGAAAAAGGACGACTCAGATTCACCAACGGAGTGTTAAGATGTACGTATATGGCTGAATCAGCACAGGAGCTCTGGGGTAAGGAAGAACAGTTCATTTACATGGAGGCTTTTCGGAAATGTTATCTCTCAAACTTTTGCCCGGAGGCCAACCTTGGCGAACGTCATCCCCGCCGTCGCACAATCTTAGCGCAAGGCCAATGCCACGTTAATTTCCTGGAGGCGTTCACCCTGAACAGCGAACGGGCGGACGTTCcttctttttctcaaaaaaaaaaaaaacaaacgATGCGCACTTGTAGGGAGTCGAACTAGCCATCTATGCGCACTCACCATTCAGCTGAAGCTAGGGTTTTGTGAACACTTGGGTTCAAACTTTTTTCTGTATTTGAGTAAACTGTGCCCAAGATGAGCGAACACATTTTTTTTAGACAAGATGAGCGAACACATGGAAAAATAAAGATTGCTGGATAGTGGGCTTCGGCCCACTGTCGGATGCTTGAAGGCCAGTGCGAGTTCAGACTCGCCATAGGCGGCATATAGCTTGCGTGGTTTTCCTTGGCATATGAACACAAATATTCCcccaaaaattaaagatgcaagtTTCATTGAAAATCCATAGCATTGTCCACAGAACAATCAAGATGAGTACTGATAGTCAATCAAACAAAAAGAGACGAGTTCTGGTCGTCAATCAAAAGAAAAAAATGTGAGTACTAATTGTAAAGTTTCCGTCTGAAAGACACAATATTACAGGTTCAGACAAAGAAACAAAATTAACCATAACTAAAATCATTTGGGAGGCACAAGGGTATCCACCATGGAATAGGATTCAATGGCATAGGCAGCACCGGCCGACCACAAACACGAAGGTGTGTTGCCGGTGCCGATGCCTGGAGCCCATTTTGACGGCTATCGAGGAGCACACAAAGAGCAAACTTTAAGAGGGGTTTATAGATGAACGGGTGGGGAACTTGGAACCTGCATGAGTTGTTTCTTTTCTTACATTTTCCACTAGTTCTTGCCTTTCTTCTTCCGCTTTTTCCGCTGGTTTTCTTCTTTCATTTCTCTTATTTGTTTTTTATATTTTACTTTGTTTCCTTTGTTTTGTTCATTTTTTTCCTTCCTATAGTTTTCAATACATTAACATTTTTTGCAAACATGTGATGAACATTttaacaatatgagatcattttttatataaataCGTGAGTAGTTTTTTTTACAAATACTCGATAATCTTTTTTATAAATACGTGACAAAAAAATTTAAATATGTGTTGAACattttgcagatatgtgaagatTCTGTTCTAACTACATGAAAAACATATTATATATAATCAATAGTTTTTATTACATAATATATTTTCAAAATCATTAATAATTTCTTTTAGAATCTACATGATAGCATTTTTTCACAGTATTTGAATAAGGTTACCGGAGATGGATTCGGCCTAGATCAAACATGTGTAGGCGATTCGTCCAGCAGGTGGGTTCTTATAACCACCCCTACATTAGTGACGGTTTCAATTCAAATTACAATCACGCCACCACTCAAAATTCGTGTCAATCCTAGACTCGCCTTAAACGACGCTGGATAGGGGGCGGGGAGGGGGTGTTTTTCTGCCTTTGGGTGTTTGGGTGTCTCATTTCGTCACATTAGGTCCAGACATGCCCAAAAGATGAATTATTGTTCTATTTTGAAATTTTGCGCAGTGTCCTACCAAGGTTGAAGTGCCCGCACTCTCCTTAGGACAATTAAGAAGTTACATTTAGGGAATATGGTGGGACGATACTTTCTAGACCCGTATCTTTTTTTTTGCGCGGTTAGACCCGTATCCTTAGAAGCATCAACTATCGTAGTCTCATTTCACATGCTAGGGAGGACATGTCTCTAAGTAAGGATGCCGACAGTCGGAGGAGAGGGACTTTGTCTGTGAGTAAGGGTTCCTGGTTGGAGGAGAGCGTCTTGCGGGCATATTTTAACCAAGTCAACCAAAAATAGTGTCTAGAGGCCAGGACCGACATGTCCATTGTTCCCGAGTACACACCCGAACGGATTGAGTGTGCTATTACTTCGGAAGCTATCAACCCATAAGCTAGCCTTTCGTAGATTAGATCTACGCCATTGTAATCGATCTTGTTTATCATCAAAGATACATAGGCAGAAGATATGACTTTTACCCATCCGGGTCtggacctgggtaaaactgccgtgTCACCGAGATTCTTTTGGACACCACTCATCTATCTACTTTTTTTATGTTTGCGGTGCATTAGTCGTTAACACATTGGCGAAAGAAACACTCACAACCTTCAACACAGACATGAAAGTAAGAAGATTATAATTAATCTTGATCAGGCAGGACATAAGGATTGTTGATCACCGGTTCCACCCGAAAATGCAACTCAAAAGACATGCATCTAGTACCTAGCAGTTCGTACCCTGGCATGAGATGGATCATATAGTGGGATCATCTTTTCTTGACGTGGCCAGCGGATTGTATCTCGGCCGGAGGCGAGGAAGACGGCAATCAGGCTGACGGGTCGATGGTTCCTTGGATCGTTTTTTGACGCCCGGGCCGGCAGCTGCTCGTAGGCCTCACCTAGCTAGGTCTGTCCACGGCGGCCGCTGGTACCTGGTAGACGATGTTGTTGGGTTTAGCCCtagtttccttctctctctctctctctctctcaccggacTGGAGGTAGAAGAAAGAGGAGCACAGAAGAAGAAGGAGCAGGGCACACATAGACTTTTTTCTTTTCTATAAGCTCAAACTCCACACCGGATACGTGACCAGTTGTAGTCTAGCTAGCCCACAGCCCCACACAACGCACTTAGCGAACTACGCGCGCGCACACGCGCTCACCCGGTGATCCGGCCACTTCGTGCATGGGGCCGTGCAGCTCCTCCAGGAGACCCGACCTCCACGCCTCGCTGTGCTGCATGCACGCGCTAAACCGCTCGGCCTCGCGCACGACGCGCACAAACGCGTTGGACGCGGGCAGCCCAACGGATGGAGCGCGCACACACGACTACTGCCTAATAGCAACTTCaacggggcgacccaaacggacgcgcgttttGTCCGTTTTTTTCCGTTTGGGTCGACCAGGCAGACGTGCGCGTCCACGCTTTCAAATGGGTCGGCTTGACCGCCCAACGGGGAGGCCGATCCAAATGTGTCAGCGTGAAAAAAAACAAATTGCATGAAATAAGCATaaataaacataattaaacataaagTGACCGGTCAAACGCCGGCCAAAGTTCACCTAAATCTAATAAACATTAAATGAAACATTAAAAAAGTCTGCGCCCGCCTACTGCCGCCCCGCACGCTGCCCTAGACGTCGTCGGCCTTGCCCTTGCCCATGCCCTCGACGCCGTCgtcggtgaggtcgatgaagaccggagcagggccagcccacccgaacgccgcctggtacgctgccagggcagcctcctccggcgtctgctggggcggcggcattgcggcaagccacgcgcgctcctcctcctcctcctcgagctgGAGCGCCTCCGCGTCGCGTTGGAGCATGGCGTCGTAGCGCATCTGCTCCTCGCCGTCGGCCTGCTCCTGGCGGAGCAAGTGCTTCTTCCATCGCTCGAggtgggccgcctcctcctccggcgtggTGGCGAAGTGGACGGGAGGCGCGCTGACCCACTCGCGGTACTGGCCAGTCCACGAGTAGGCCTCCTccggccaagtgggtggaggcggggagCGCTTACGCGACGGCTccagctccggctccggctccggctggaCGGGCGGCGACGGTGAAGGCGGCGGCACGAAGAGCGGGGAGTGGACGGAGTCCCCCGCCGCCGACAGGGCAagggcttgctccagcccatcccaGTGCGCGTCCTCGTCGATGCGGCTAGCCTCCAGCGCGTGctgcagggcctcctcgagggcggcttggtactccgcctccgcctccatgtccCCCGGCTCTATCTTCGGGGGCGGCGGTGGGAACGGCGGCGGGACGGCGTCGACACCCGAGCGTCGTTGCTCCTCGTGTTCGAGGacgaaccaagcctcccagttgggAGAGTCGGCGGCGTAATCGGGCAGCCGACGCTGCTCCAGCGTGAGCAGCGCGCGGCGCCGGCGCACCTCTTCGTCGTGGGCCCGCTGGGTCCGCGGAACCGCCGGCACCGGGATCCGGTTTGGATCCAAATGCCAATGGTGCGGCAGCGTCACATCGGGGTAGGGGAGGGGCTGCCTGTACTCCCAGTGCCACCGCGCTCACGGGGATGTGCAGGCGCCGGCGTTCAGGGCGAAAACGCGCCGGCGGTGGAGGGGGAGGGGAAGCACGGGACGACGAGGCGCCGGGGGTgcgcttgcccttgcccttgctgcTGCCGAAGAGACGCATGGGCGCGCTAGGGTTTGTGGTCGCCGGCGAGGAAGCAAAGGGAGTGGTGGGGGCCAGATGTGGACGGGAGAAGTGGATGAGGCCGACCCCGCCGCACGCGTGGTTAAAAAAGGACGCGTGCACTGGCTGACGCGTGGGCCTGCTGTCGGTGGTCGTCATAAATAAGACGACCGGTGACGGTTGGGTGGCCGCCGGGTGGGGACGCGGCGGACGGCGAGGAGACGCGCGGCGCGTCCGCTTCGCGTGCACGTCGACGCATTCCAGACGCAAATTTGGGCCGGAAATGCGTCGGTGCGGACGCGACGCAAACGTTATTTCGGTTTGGGTCGGCGCATTGGGCCGTCATTTTTGTCCACGCCGACCCAAACGTACGCGGGCGAAATGGATCGCCCCATTGAAGTTCTAACAGCCTAACTATTGAGACGAGCGCACACACACAACTAACGCACACCTACGACCAGACCCGACTCCGCGGAGCGCGGACTCGACCTGACGCCCCTACGCCGGAGTCGACCTAGCGCATGCATGCACGCCGGTCGCCACCGTGTCTGGGTCACGGCCTATTCCCAACAGATGGTGCTCACCTCGATGATCGATCTGGTTCCTGAGCGCGCGCCGGCGTGCATGCAAGGCATGCTGTGCAACCAAGAAGGAAGGAGGGAGGGCGGGAAGAGAAATGGCAGGAGCTAGAAGCTGGATGACGGAGGTGGTTTCCGTGGCCGGCGGAGTTGTCACCGCTAGAGCCGCATGCCTCCGGCAGGCCCAAAGCCATGCCCAAGCTGGACTAATTTGAACCTATCGTGTTCCTATGAAGGTTAGATGAAGTAGTACTGAACGACAAATCATTTAGCAGGAGAGCTGACCCAACAGGCCTAGTAATGTAATGAACATCGATCTCCCATTTTGAACTGCACTCGCACAATCTCCTGTGGCATCGCCGGCGATGACCGTTCCCACGCCCTACTGTTCCAGGCATCTAGCTGACCGTCCGCACACCTGCGGTTCCACCTTCTCCCAAGGAGCGGGTTAGCCGAGATGGACAACGGCGATATATGTGACGGTAGATGCGGGACGGCCGGCCTTGGCCTGAGCTTGAGCGCGCTGTTAGAATATAAGTTGTATAGGGATAGGAAAGTGGTTTAAACTTGTATCCCTATCTATCTCTTCTTCTCTCCCGTATCTCCTGTACCTCTCGAGAGGATCAcgatcgatctctctctctctcaacttgTACATCAAGGCTTCGGTCATATAAATACATtgcggcccgagacaaagggttATACGCTTCATCATATGGTCATCAGAGCCCTTCCTCTCGTACGTCTAGCCCTCGAGAAGGAATCCATCTAGTTGATCGGAGAAGAGAGGAACCGAGATCGAGAAGAGAGGTAATCATGTCAGGAACCACGCCATCCACCGCTGCTGCCACCATGCCCGCATCCACCATGAGCGCTTTGTCCACTTTATC contains:
- the LOC119280529 gene encoding protein DETOXIFICATION 16-like; this encodes MISVMFVGHLGELALASASMASSFAIVTGFSFLTGMSFALDTLCGQAFGASEHHMLGVYKQRAMLVLGLASLPIAAVWANTGAILLHLGQDPEIAAGAGTYIRWMIPALFFYGWLQCHVRFLQAQKLVVPVMLSSGATAVSHVLVCWALVYRLRLGIRGAALANAVSYLTNVSILAVYVRVSPSCNKSWTGFSFEAFHGLIPFLKLAVPSALMVCMEWWSFEVMVILSGLLPNPKLETAVLSICLNTNSLVCTVPNGLSSAISTRVSNELGAGRPRAALLAARVVIVLAFLVGTSEGLLLVLVHKVWGYAYSKDQEVVSYVGTMMLILAVSVLFDGLQYVLSGIVRGCGQQKIGAFVNFIAYYLVGIPAALVFTFKCHLGGKGLWLGILSGLVTQTLLLLFISFGNTDWDKQAINAKDRILTSPPVEP